The window GCTATTGAGCACGATCTCCGAGAAGCTCTTCATCTTGTCTGCGTATGTGACGTGCAGCGCATCCAGCTGCTGCCCGGTGCGCTGCTCCACCTGGTCCACAACGAGGTTGGCCACAACTGCCAGTTGCTCTTGCAGACACTGCTCCATCACCTCGCGCTCGGTGGAGCTGATGACATCCACGTAGGAGGCACCAGTGCGGTGAGGAACCTTGCTCTCGTAAGCTCCGTGCGGCAGTACCGGCGTAACACGCACACCGGCGAGGCTGGGCATCGACAACGCCAGCACGGCGCGCTGTACCTCTGCGTCCTCTGGGTGAAGTGTCACCTCCACGTTCAGCGCTACAAACTCCGGGATGCCCTTCAAAAGATCCGAAGAAGGGCCATAGCCGCGAGTGCGAATCCGCAGCGGCCGAAGACCGCCAGAAGgtgacggtgacggtgccgcattcgccgcggcggcagcgccgctacgCGTGCTGTGGTGCCGCAGTGCAGCTACGAGGTGGAGAGGCGCCCGCGCACTGAGGCAGTGGGGAACCGGCGTGTACGCCCGCTGCATGAATCAAGCGAGGGTATTCCAGCGTCGCAGTTTGATGCGCCTTGGGGGGATTGTTGTCGTCTCTTTGCTGCGGGCCGTGCGCCTACAAAAAAGGATCTGTGTGCTGCTCAGAATGGCAAAAGCGACGATGAAAAGACAGAGGGGAGGAATCCACAGataagaaaaaaaaaataagaaaAGCTAgcgctgcctgtgcgcgtgtgtgcctgtcaGCCCTCCTtgcacctcccctccccccgagCCGGTTCGTCTATGACAATGTGTTTCTATGTGGGTTTGTTCTGTGACCCTGTGTGCTGATGCCTCAGCTTGCTTGTGTATATGCCTGTGGGCGGAGGTTGTATTTTTGGCTGCTACAGGTGACGggcaacacgcacgcgcggagGCAGCACGGCAGGCAGTACAGCGAAGCGGACGCCAAAATACAGAGCCACTGCTCAGtctacaaaaaaaaagcacgaTAGAGAACCAAATGGCCACACGTCGCTGATGTGCCGGCACagaggcacagacacacacgcatacacgtcAGATGTGTGTCGCTCCCCTCTGTACGTTCTCTTGGAtgctccctttttttctgttcgGCCGTCTGAGTGCACCTCTGTTAAACTTGGGCGTTGGTGTTGATGGCTCTGAAccctgtgtgtgtacgtatgcggggaggagagcggggTCTCTTTGCGGAGactatgtgtgtgtgtgtgtgtgcccacaCTCTCGCTGTTGACGGCCGCAGTGGAATGTGAAGGCGCATGAAGCAACGAGCGGTCAtcgtggagggggtgggggacggagaagaggcgcaAGGGCAGAAGAGGGCAGTGAGGAAAGGAAGGATACACAAGAAGACATGATAGCGGTACAGAGCACGTACTCTGGGCCAGGCTTGCAAGAGCACGATACATCACCGACCCAGGCACACCCTGACACTTAAAGCACGCTTCTGGCCGCACATTTCCACCAAGAAGCGGGATGGGTTGCATGAAAAGACGATATGGTGTGTGGAgggaagcggaggagaggtgTCAACGGGTAAGCCGCCACCATGCGCCACCGTGCCGCACCAGGAGCGCTACTCGACGGCAGGAAGGAAAAGAACTCACCAAAGCAGAGACAGAGCACCTCAACcgcgtgtgcggtgcgcaCGGCACCcctgctcccctcccccccacacCCGTGCGCATGCATATTCTTCTCAGTCACCATGCGCCCGTCCTGGGCGCTTGTCCAAAGCACGACAATGCCTTTCGGCTTCCTAgcggaggtgtgcgtgtgcgtgtgcgtttgtcTGCTTTCCTTGCGTTCTTTTTTggttggggggagggatgagAGGAAACAGCATCAAGGCAGAAAGATACGCGCGGGTGGCCGAAGCCCAACAAAGGAGACAGAGAACAGAGACGCCAacgcaaaacaacaacaacgcgaACAATGCAACCACATAcgacagacacacaagaACACGGAGAGGAGCGAGACAGGGTGAAAGgcgggggagaagggagggggcagcaaCAATCAGCAAATAGACAAAGAAACGCGCCAACAGTGGTGACGTGAGCGAAGAACCAAACCCAGAAGAAACGGAGGacagaggaggcagagggggagagataCACACGAGTCCGCTAAAGGAAAAAGAACACCCAAACAgcgaaagagaaaagagCGTTACGTCAGACACCAagtgagggaagggggggggacaacAAGAAAAGCGGCAGAGTAACGATATCAACGGGACCCCATcatacaaacacacacacacgcacattcACAGAGAGATATACCCAGCAAAACCATTTTCGATGTGTCATActctgaaaaaaaaaatgaagggAAGGTGATGGGGATGGGTGTGGAAGCTGGGTGGTGGACGGCGAGGTGAGGGCGTTAAGCAGCTTTCTGTTTGCCCCATTGaccgacgcgcacacaggagGCTCATCTCCCTCTacactccctcccccttcttgctccatgcaaaaaaaaaacacacacacacaagccccctccctccatcacAGTCCCCGTCGCACATCCCCCTCTTCTCGCAGTCTTGAGGTACAGTTATACTCTAGTACAAGAAAGCGATGTTTGAATAAGACGgaaaaaacaacaacggtgaaacaagaacaaaaaaaaagatgtaTGCTTCGGAGTGACCGTGTATGCCTCCACACACCGTGTCTGGGTGACCAGAATGCGTGCTACACATCTTCGGGCCCGCCACACTGTGGGTCCGTTGTGAGacgcgagggagagagaacgtAAACGAGAGACGTCCGCGAAgggcctcccccctcacacTGTCACGGACAGACACGCTAAAAGTGAAGATCAATGGGCCAatagaagaaaaaaagaccgacggacgacggcagcggtggatGTGTGAGACGGCGAGGTGGCGAGAAAAAGAACCAGctggtggggggaggggaggcgttCAGACGTAGGCGAgtcggcaccggcgctgccaaCAACAAGAGTAACATataaaaaaagaaggaaacgAAAGCACCCATCCGCCtgcctacacacacacacacacatacacaagtTGTAAAACATTGAAGCCTGGCAGAAGAGAGTCGGGAAGAAAGGGTGGTAGGGGAAGGGATGCAGCGGTACGAGAGGCCATGAAACATGgtgagtggggagggggagggggtgcggaGGAACTTGAGAGAGCGTAGCGCCGTCACAGAAAAGGGCgaaagcgcgcgcacacgctgtcACGTCTACACCattgacacacacacacacacaaaacactGACATGCACCAGCCGCCATCACGAGAGAGGCAAGAGTGAGAGtcagagaacgagagagagagagagatgggtGACACGACACAAAGGGAACCAAACATACGAAAGAGAAGACACACATCGAGGCAAAATTAAGATAaacagaaaaggaggagCCGTCGCTCAGCATCGCTCAGCCAGCAAGGCGCTCCATCTGCGCCATCAGAtggcgtgcgtatgtgtgcgtagGGGGAAAAGAAGGTAGGGCGACGACAGACTAGAgcacccctctccctcacacaTTCCCATCGGTGCTTgtcctttctctccctcgcaccgcagacgcgcacgtggcgatgcgctgcgtgCATGACAAGACGAGCGCACcaagaaggaaaaaaaaggttaGGAGAGCTGGGAGAGATGTCCCACGTACATGATCACGGATCATGCCCGAAGTAGTACAAGGAAACATTGTCGAGGACACGTACCCGGTTGGGCAGCCGCGGTGATCCCGCCGACCTTGTGCATAGCACTGTTCAAGTCCCCCACTCACAACGCACCGGTGACCTGATCAGCGGCGcccagcggcaccagcatGGCGGGTGTACTGATCAAGCTGCCGGCGCAGTTCCTCGATGCGGCGCACCTGTGAGGAGAGAATGGCGTCGACACGCCTGCAATACCCACTCATCGAGTTCTCCGGGTTCTCGGCAGCGTTCAGTTGCGTCATCTCATCTTTCAGGAGCTCCATCATGCAGTCGATGTGATGGCGGTGTGCCAGGATCAGGttgtcctcctcggcgtcgaggctgtcgccgctgtcgtaCCGTGAGTCATCGCCCATAGGCGTGGGCATCGCCGAAGACATGCCACTCGGGCCGCGACTGTGGGTCGGGGTCGGGCGGTGGTAGGACTTCTTCTGCGGGGAGCTGCTGGTGACGGGGCGCGAGCCGAAGCTGCGGTTGGACCGAAGGGTGTTGTCGGAGCTATCGTCTCCGTGTCGATGAAAGCTGTTGACCATCTTCTGGTTTGGCGTTCCGGGCTCGCGAGTGCGTGTCTggctggaggagcgcgagctCGTGATCACACGCTCCTTCGCGCGACGTTGCGCGAAGGAGCCGGAGATGCCGACGGTTTCGACGTGCTCCGTAGGCATCTGCCCCATCATAatctcctccgctgcgctGTGGCTGGACTTGTCCTTCTTGAGCTCCTTGACACGGTCGGCGTAGCGCAGCGTGTTGAGTGTGTgctcgcagctgccgctggcggggCTGATGTTGCCGATCATCACCGTGCGGCTGTTGCCCATGAAGCAGTCACGAAGCACCGCCGTCAGCTTAGACCCGCGAAACGGAATGTGGCGGTGATTCTGGTCTAGCGCGCGGATGCACTCCTTGAGGGCAAATAGAGACTTATTGATCTCCGCCCCCTCCAGCCGCGTGGTGCGGTCGCTATCCAGCGTGTCAGCGCCGCGCTCAGAGCCGGCAAGATCGATGAAAGTGAAGCGGCCGAAGAAGCGGTTCTTCTCATTCACAATGGTGATGTGCAGAATGGCGTGCGAGCGCGAGGAGTCGGCATTCATGCCAGTGGATCCCGCCGCACGGATGGTGTTGCCATAGTCGATGATCTCCATGAGGTGGTCGGTGCTGTCGACGCGGTGCTCGGTCAGGCCGCAGACGTTAATGACGCCGCGGCTATCCTCCCTACACGCCAACCGCTCGCGCTCGTTCAGCAAGTCGTACAGCTTGCCGCCGTAGATCTCGAAGAAAGAGACGTTGATGCCCATGCCGCGACTCAGCCGCGACCAGAGGTCCTTGGCCGCCATCAGGTACAAGCCCTCCTGCTTGTCCTTACCTAGCATGGTGTATGTCTTACCGCTACCCGTCTGACCGTAAGCAAAGCACGTCGCGCACCCGCCCTCAAACACCGTCTCGATCAACGGCTTGCAGGCTTCCTCATATACGTCCCGGTTGGTCTTTCGGTCATCCATAACCTTGTCGTAGGTGAAGCGGTGCTTTTCGATGTAGCGGGTGAGATCTACCTTTTGGCGTGGCTCCAGCAGCGTAATGATGTGGTTGTTGTCCGGGTCCGTGGCGAGAATGTCGTAGAGGCCGTCGGCTTGCTCGCTAGCATTCAGGGGGCGCTTGCGAATGACCACGGTGATTCGGCTGGCACGACGCCGCTGAGCATTACCGCCTTCACCGGTTGCGCGCCGGCCGAATGGTGAGGGGGAAGACGCTCCAACGCGGCTCACCGGGCGTGAAACCGGCtttgccggcgcagcggcagggcggACGGCGTTTTCGCCGTCGTCTGTGTTGGGgtcacggcgctgcgccgacatcggccgcggctgctcggCCACCCTTTCCCGCTCGCGTCGCTGCATCGCTTCCGTCGGGGTCGCACGGCGCAACGGCGTAGGGATGCGGGCGGGCAACGCGGGGGCCTGAATGGCGGCCTGCACGCGCGACGCCGGCTCCGTCGCCGGGGGCGGCGACTTGGGGCCCGTCGACGCcaccggtgctgcaggtgtcatgccgccgccgctgccgttcgcCCGATCACGCTTCAGAAACTGGATGAGCTCGAAGAGCTTCCGACGGTCCGTCATGACGATAACGCCGACGGAGTGATAGTCCTGCATGGTGAGCTGCTTTAGCTGCTGGACAGAggtgacgccgccgtcgacgaaGCCCTGCACCGTGTGCTCCAGCCCGCCCTGAACaagcagctgcttcagctgcgACTCCATCCTTGACGTGAGAGCTGCTCAAGCCCTTGTTTCAAGGTTCAAAGGTAAAAACAAAATGAAATTCACCGGTAGAGGACAGCTGTGGGTACGTTGAGCGCCGGCCCTCTGCAACCTATATGCACACGGCGTTATGCAGAGCCACAGCGATGCAACTCGTCAAGGTGCTCTCAGACGCCTGCCGGACAGAGCCTTCGAGGAGAGGTTGAAAAATACAAGAGAAATGAGACAATGTATCCACCAGCGTGGAAATACGCGCGCGAGAGCGCGATGGCAACGCTCAGGGGAGAAGACGATGAGTATCAGTCAGTgaatgcgtgtgtgtatacaATCCGAAGAAAGAGAAGTCAGAAACGGGTTTCGCGCGTTCGGGTGTGCGAGCGGTACGGCCATGCGTGGCGccctgtgtatgtgtgtgcctgtgtcgTCGCAAAGTTCCACAGCCCGTAGGGGTTCAGTCCACGAAGGAGagttgcgtgcgtgtggcagagcgccagctgcggagaggagggtgcgACGAtccacaggcgcacgcggagAGAAGGACAGCATCACacaaaaggaaagaaggggaggggagagatgGTGCACGTTAGAGGCGGAgtgggaggaagggggtgcaGGGCAGCACATGGACAACGTGCGAATCATTCACGGTATTGCGGTGTCTGCCGCAATACCGTGAtagacacacgtgcacgtacAACAAGGcagagagcagcaccgctgcacagGGCTGTTCGAATGTGGTAACTGACATGGGCAGAAGAGACGTTTTAAGGCAAACTCGTCTCCTGATCACCCGCACGAGGGCTCGTGCAGAGTCTTAGCTGAAAGGATGCGAAGGGTTCGGGCATCAGCGGGCTTGTTCTTCAAAGAAGTGTGCACACTTTCtcactcctcctccctcttgcccctctctctggcATGAAAGtatgcacgcatacacacatacatataccGGGAGAGATGTGGAGGGGGAGCacaggagaggaaggagtCGAAGATGTCAGGGAGAGGGTGGTCTTCGCGCAGTCACCCTCTCGTGTAATGTTCATCAACTTTGCCTCGTTTTTCTCGCCTGCACAGAGCGTTCTCGTGCTTTAGCagctgcgcatgtgcgtgtgtggggggacTCTCTGGGTGCGCGCCTTTCCATGCGTGGCCTCTTTTTTCGCACGTGttctcccctctttccaTCTTTTCAACCAtcacaagagagagaaaagggggtCTAGCATTCATGTTTGTGCGCgcacgagcggcggcgcgtcagtgagcagaagcggcggtccagggtgcgtgcgtttgtGGATTCGGAGggatggaggagaggcagggaACggtctatatatatatgtgtgtgtgtgcatagTCGCGAAGCCGTAAACCAAGAGAGACAAGGCACCGCTTCTCCCACCACCTCTGCTTCCACCCGAAAGGGGGATACTGTTCGAAAGAAGAAACACAAGATGCAGGCACGTCTCTCCTTGCACCTTTGCGGACAAAACTCACgaaggacacacacacacgtgcacatgtACACATATGTACAAACTCATCAGCCTTCACGGGGACGGGAGAGAAGAGCTGGCACACAGGCTGATTGGAGAGGGGGATGGCGAGAAGTACCTTCAGAGAGACGATGGGGGGaaatagaaaaaaaaacgttaAGGAAGAAGATCagggagagcggcgcgcGACGCGTGCAGAGATGTTCGAAAGAAGGTAAGTGAGCGAAAAAGCTTAGAGGAGAGAGTCTTGCGTCATTTACCAAAGTTGCGCATCATCTCCTCTATTCCTGCTCGCAGGTCCCTACCAAGAGCCCGTacgtgcgcacgctctcAATCTTACACATAATCCGTCACAGAAACATGAGCGCGTGAGAAGGGAGCGGACACCCCCACAGTAACGTGTGCGGCTCAGAGGCCAACAGGCTTGCGTTGTTTGCCGTTGAACTGCCTCGTGTAGACCATCGTCTTGATGCTCTTGGAGATGTTGGCCAGTGGGCTCGTGGGATCGACGAAGCGCCACATAGAGTAGAACTCGTTCTTCGCCAGCGGAAGCGCGATCTTCGTCGACTTGCCCAGCAGATACGCCGCATGCTTTATGCGCTCCCAGTCCACGAAGAAGGAGGCGACGTTGGTCAGCTTCTCCGAGTTGGACAGCTGTTTGCCAGCTTCGCTGTACGCACCCGTCCTCATCATTACGTTAGCGACGCCGTGCAGCATCACGCAGCAGTAGTGAAAGAAGAGGTTGCCTACGTTCGGGTCGAGGCCCGCTAGCAGATCCATCGGGCCCGTCACGCAGTTCCCACCGCACAAAAAGTAGTCTAAGCTCGCGTCCCGCAAGGCTGGGCTGCTGAGGACGGAGTAAAGAGCCCACGACAGTAGATTGATGCAGCAACTGTGGGTGTAGCGGTAGCGCGCATAGTTCAAAATGGCGGCCTGCATCTTGTCCTCGATGGCGGCCATCTCCTCCTGGTTGACGGAGCGCAGTGACTGGATACCATTCAAGCTGTTTGCCAGGCGAATTGCGTCGCGGAAGCAGCACGTCATGCCACCGCCCGTCAGCGGGTGCCGTTGGTTGGCATGGTCGCCGATGCCAACGTAGCCCTTGATGGAGGGAAACGCAGGCGGATAGCGCGCCATAGGCATGCTGCGCAGACTCTTTGTGTCTTTTGATACCCGAACAAACTCTTCGCGCATGTTCTCCGgcaggcgcggcgccacGTCCTGGATGAGCCACTCGCTCTGCTTCTCGAGGCTGGGCAATATGGGCTTGTTGTAGTCCACCAGTAAGCGCAGTTCGTTGTCGTCCAGGCGGTATGACAGAATCGGGCCCGTCTTGCCGAGGAAGACCGCCCCGCGCTGCTCCTTGGGCAGACGCACCGTCTTGAGCACGAGGCCAATAAAGTGCGAGTGGTAGTCGTAGGCAGGGGTGTAGTGCTGGTAGCGGCTTTTCCACTTGGACATGCCACCATCGCACATGACAACTAGCGGTGCCGTGGCAACCTTGCGCACCGTCGGGGCCACGCGGTTGGCCTTGGGCGGGTCCTCGCGGAACGGATTGGCTGGCACCTCATACTTCTCCGCTACCGTGTACTCGACGCCGTAGGCGCGCTCGCCGAAGGAGAGGCCCTCCGTCAAGATGTTGTTGACGGTGCCCTCGATCATCGTAACATTCGCCTTGCACTTGTGGAAGACGTGCGAGCGCAGACTCTGCACAAAGTCGCCGAAGTGGAAGGACACTCCCGAGGCGCCCTTGCGGTAGGGCAGCTCCACATGATTGCCCTTATGGTCTACCACCACGTAGCCACGGCAGGGCATGCCAATAGTCTCGGCGCACTCCTTCATGCCCACCTCTTTCAGCGCGTTCAGACCGCcaggctgcagcagctcaccgACGATGCGGTCCGGCTTAGTGAAAAGCGTCCGTTCCACCATCAGCACCTTTCGACCCTGATCCGAAAGCGCCTTGGCCAGCACCGGGCCCGTGATACTGCCACCAACAATGATGACATCGTAGTCGTACGACGTGCGCGCCGGgctccaccgcagccgcgagAGCGCTCGGTTCAACAGTAGCAGTGCGCTGACGGCACAGAGAACAGCGGCGAAGAAATACAACATGACTTTCTCGTGTGCAActcttgcgcgtgtgcgtgtgcggagTACCTTTGTTTGCGCTGCTCGTCCTTCTGTACTGTTGCGTCCGACAAGACAACCGTGGACGGCGGGAAGGTATGAAGGCGAGAAGATCAGAGCGAGGAGCAAGCAAACAGCAACCCACGCGCCCTGTCCTCTTCACCCTAACCTCGATTTAGCAGCGCACCAATGACGAAACAAAGGGGTAGAGGTGGAGCCCCCTCAGACGAGAAAACAGCGCAAAAgtggcaacggcggcgagagagcggaggGAGTGAGCGGGGGAAGGGCGAAGGTACATGAAAAATGCCGTAGGCGGATACacgagagagacacacacagagagacgcagaCAGAGAACAGGGAAAGatgcgcaaaaaaaaaggagaagcgaaaaaaaagaactaAGAAGAGGCTTTCAAGTAGTGCTTGTCGTGATCGTAACGCGCTCGTGTGGCAAATGAAGACAGGCGGGCCGGAGGAGGGACGGTGAGGAGGATAGGCTGCAGGGCTCATacaaaaaaaacaagagagaagcgggaggggggataCGACAcagcaaacacgcacactcgTAATCTCCCTCGCACGTGAACGCAGGCGCGATGCTAcgtatgtgtgtctgcgtatCTCTGCGTGAGTGGCCGTGTGTCTCAATATGTTCCCTcaacagggagagaggagggtaGCCGAtacacacgaacacacacgcacgcgcagagagaggggggaggcacgGGGCAGGGGGCAGAGGAGGGTTGCTGATGAAGCGACGACAAAGGCGAAGCGAGGAAACAGGCACAAAAAAAGACCGACAACAGATGTGGTATTGAGGAGGGGCTGATATGACGCATGAGCCGCCGGCACGTTCATTGGTGCGATGCCATTCAGAAGAGCAGTGCGCGCGGGGTGCCGTTATCGTTTTCACGGTTGTCGCAGCGGTgagatgcagcggcagcatatgtgtgtggatgtgttGTGCCGAACGAGATGAGAAAGCCAGGCGGAAAGAAGGGCACAGAGTGTAAAGAAAGAGACAGAGGATAGAAGGAGTCATTGTGCAGCCAGAAGCTTGAGGTGGCCAACTCCATTCAGCGAAGAGACGGGTCGCCTTGCTTCAGTGAGCGTGCCTGTCTATGTGTGCGTGGATGCGTTGTAAAAAGGGGGGAAGCGCCAAGAGAGAAACAACTACAGCTGCGTGCCTCAGCGGTCGACTGTTGACGTCGACGATGGTTGCACATCGACAAACACGTTTCTCTCATTCATGAAGACGCAGAAGCGTCTCCgacgagacacacacgcacacccgcgtCTTTACGAACAACGGATAtagcaagagagaaaaaaatgAGATGCTCACCAGAAGGCGATATGTCTCTCCTCTGCAGAACACCCCAACTCTCACGCTTCTTGGCAACAACCTCTCTTCTTTTCAATTGTTGAAGCGCAGCATGAAGAATGAGGAGGCGTACTTCGCTCACCCTCCTCTGCAGAAGATGGGGATGCAGGGACCGGCAAAGCATCAAGGATCagaaggaaaggagaagcggcggaAAATGCGCAAACACCCGCTTCTCGCCCACCCGTTTCTGTCTATGGGAtgaacgtgtgtgtgtgtgtgtgtgtgcatatcACTCAGCAAAGTGTTCgcctgcgcacacacgcgcagagaaGGTGTGTCTGCGACGGCACATTCAATCTATGACCTATCCTTATTTCGTTGTCTTCTCTGTTACTCGTCAAGCGCACCTTCGGCATGTCCATCTCTtcatgcgcgcacgcccacacaggcagacagacagggaAGTATGCCGCGCTCAAACGCCCTACCCGATACACGACGGTCTGTCTAAACACAGGAGCGCGGACTCTACTCGCGAGGGCGTTTTGTGTGGATATACCAACGTGCAGTAGAGAGGCTCCACTACCGAATTGGTACCCACAACGCAGCTGCCACCCTCTCCATTCGCCTTTCCTGGCGCCACAGCCAGCACGGAGCCCCACCCCCAACGCCACCTATAAGCGGCGGGCATCCTCGAAtgatgaagagagaggggggagcaTCGTGCGCACGGAAAACACAAGGTAGCGGTGCCCACGCAAAAGAGAATGGGGAGGAGTGTCTAGAGCGTTGTTTCCTCCATGATGGGCCGCAGCGCCCCCATGCTCTCTCCAGCCACCACATCGCACGGGAAATCCACGGTCACCTGCATCTCGGGGTACAAGGCGTTGAGCACGGTCCGCGCTCCGTCCATGATGAGCTCCACATCCTTTGCCACCTGCCGGTACACGGAGACATGGCAGTCCACCCACACGCAGTCGTGCACCGTGTTCGTGAGCACCGCAAGGCCGTTGTAATTATTGTTGGCGAGGAAGTGCCGCCACAGCACCCCGAGCATCACCTGGACGATCTCGCCAGCGAAGCCCTGCACTGGGTAGTTCTtgaggtgggtgggggagaaGTTCGTCGACTTGCGCACCACGTCCCGCTCGCGCAGCATTCCCTCGGGGACGTCCGACTCCGTGAAAACGTAACGGCTCCCCGTCAACACTGGGAACATGCCCTTGAAGAACTGGTGGCCGCGAACGTTGCGCACGCCATTCTGCAGCGACGCATCGTAGCTGTTCGCCGATAAGGTTACCATCTTGTTGAACACCTCAACGCCGCGGTACGTCTCGTTCTCCTTCTCGATAAGCATGCGGACCTGGTCCTGGGTGAGCCCGGTGCTTTGGCTCAGCATTCGCACGCCGGCACCGTACTGCCGCTGGAAGGAGAATAtcttcgcctgctgccgcagcttcaCAAACTCCGGCTCCTTGATCTTTTTggcacgctgcagcacatctgTGTACTTGAGATCTGGCCGCATCATCGTCACACGCTTGCAGTGGAAGTCCACGTTGTTCCGCAAGTCTTCAAGCATCTGCTCGTCGGATGCGAGCACAGCGAGCGCAACGACCTCCAGCTGTGAATAGTCCGCCTCGATGCACATGCCCTTGTCACCGAAGCGGCTGATGAACATATCGCGCAAGCTCGACTTGTCCTCCTTTGGAATGTTCTGGCAG is drawn from Leishmania infantum JPCM5 genome chromosome 13 and contains these coding sequences:
- a CDS encoding putative MCAK-like kinesin, with translation MESQLKQLLVQGGLEHTVQGFVDGGVTSVQQLKQLTMQDYHSVGVIVMTDRRKLFELIQFLKRDRANGSGGGMTPAAPVASTGPKSPPPATEPASRVQAAIQAPALPARIPTPLRRATPTEAMQRRERERVAEQPRPMSAQRRDPNTDDGENAVRPAAAPAKPVSRPVSRVGASSPSPFGRRATGEGGNAQRRRASRITVVIRKRPLNASEQADGLYDILATDPDNNHIITLLEPRQKVDLTRYIEKHRFTYDKVMDDRKTNRDVYEEACKPLIETVFEGGCATCFAYGQTGSGKTYTMLGKDKQEGLYLMAAKDLWSRLSRGMGINVSFFEIYGGKLYDLLNERERLACREDSRGVINVCGLTEHRVDSTDHLMEIIDYGNTIRAAGSTGMNADSSRSHAILHITIVNEKNRFFGRFTFIDLAGSERGADTLDSDRTTRLEGAEINKSLFALKECIRALDQNHRHIPFRGSKLTAVLRDCFMGNSRTVMIGNISPASGSCEHTLNTLRYADRVKELKKDKSSHSAAEEIMMGQMPTEHVETVGISGSFAQRRAKERVITSSRSSSQTRTREPGTPNQKMVNSFHRHGDDSSDNTLRSNRSFGSRPVTSSSPQKKSYHRPTPTHSRGPSGMSSAMPTPMGDDSRYDSGDSLDAEEDNLILAHRHHIDCMMELLKDEMTQLNAAENPENSMSGYCRRVDAILSSQVRRIEELRRQLDQYTRHAGAAGRR
- a CDS encoding squalene monooxygenase-like protein — its product is MLYFFAAVLCAVSALLLLNRALSRLRWSPARTSYDYDVIIVGGSITGPVLAKALSDQGRKVLMVERTLFTKPDRIVGELLQPGGLNALKEVGMKECAETIGMPCRGYVVVDHKGNHVELPYRKGASGVSFHFGDFVQSLRSHVFHKCKANVTMIEGTVNNILTEGLSFGERAYGVEYTVAEKYEVPANPFREDPPKANRVAPTVRKVATAPLVVMCDGGMSKWKSRYQHYTPAYDYHSHFIGLVLKTVRLPKEQRGAVFLGKTGPILSYRLDDNELRLLVDYNKPILPSLEKQSEWLIQDVAPRLPENMREEFVRVSKDTKSLRSMPMARYPPAFPSIKGYVGIGDHANQRHPLTGGGMTCCFRDAIRLANSLNGIQSLRSVNQEEMAAIEDKMQAAILNYARYRYTHSCCINLLSWALYSVLSSPALRDASLDYFLCGGNCVTGPMDLLAGLDPNVGNLFFHYCCVMLHGVANVMMRTGAYSEAGKQLSNSEKLTNVASFFVDWERIKHAAYLLGKSTKIALPLAKNEFYSMWRFVDPTSPLANISKSIKTMVYTRQFNGKQRKPVGL